Proteins encoded within one genomic window of Manis pentadactyla isolate mManPen7 chromosome 4, mManPen7.hap1, whole genome shotgun sequence:
- the LOC118919669 gene encoding LOW QUALITY PROTEIN: intercellular adhesion molecule 5 (The sequence of the model RefSeq protein was modified relative to this genomic sequence to represent the inferred CDS: substituted 3 bases at 3 genomic stop codons) produces the protein MGDRAQKGLSDIGKASISRLTQEEDRGAPGKLGEWGTAVQRRESVRSPARHGRAGGVLARPLPVVPTKRSERATAAASPTARGPGYRRSGGSGEEWPSLLDLLIKIEMLLIGVXALLTLIPCPGATEELFEVSVWPDQALVKVGQSLMVNCSTTCPDPGPGEIETQVGRGPQWKEFLLEDVTENAILQCRFSCAGTQKYTSLGITVYKPPEQVILEPQPAWVAVDEDFTVKCHVPTVVPLENLTLTLLQGDQELHRKNFPSLAVASQRAEVTISDRARREDDRCNFSCRAVLGLSTHGGGLFCGSSAVRVLWTFEFFQSPQIWVSLLLETVSCEVARVFSAKEVVFRMFLGDQELSPFLSWEGDTAWANASVQAVEPGEQELTYLVSLGPMEQKRGEPVHIYSFPPPVLEIEELYPLAGTDINVTCSGHVLTSPSPTLWLQGAPDLPALGEPAWLFLTTKEEDDGRNFSCEASLEVXGQRLMRNTAVQLHVLYEXRPALCYKPRLEESGCPGNQTWLEGTGQMLACVAKGNPTPTVVCTWNGEIFGLEVPQKATQNHTGAYCCTAADQLGSVSKNFAVVVQGLDEGISSTIFIIIVALGVAVLTLALCLNYQPCKTERQKLPSKQKEKNKGEESQFAVQQAEECNAHNC, from the exons ATGGGGGACCGGGCACAAAAAGGGCTTTCGGATATTGGCAAGGCGTCCATTTCCCGCCTCACccaggaagaggacagaggagcccCGGGCAAACTTGGCGAGTGGGGTACCGCGGTCCAACGCCGGGAAAGCGTGCGCAGCCCGGCCCGACACGGACGGGCCGG GGGCGTCCTCGCACGCCCTCTCCCGGTGGTGCCCACCAAACGGTCTGAGCGCGCGACGGCTGCTGCGAGCCCTACGGCGCGGGGGCCTGGCTACCGGAGGAGCGGCGGGAGCGGCGAGGAGTGGCCCTCA cTTTTGGACCTTCTCATAAAGATAGAAATGCTACTGATTGGTGTCTGAGCCCTGCTGACCTTGATCCCTTGCCCAG GGGCCACTGAAGAGCTGTTTGAGGTTTCTGTTTGGCCTGATCAGGCCCTGGTAAAGGTCGGACAGTCCCTAATGGTCAACTGTAGTACTACCTGTCCAGACCCGGGACCCGGTGAAATTGAGACCCAGGTGGGCCGGGGGCCTCAGTGGAAGGAGTTTCTCCTGGAGGATGTCACAGAGAATGCCATCCTGCAGTGCCGCTTCTCCTGCGCTGGGACACAAAAGTACACAAGCCTTGGCATCACCGTGTATA AGCCACCAGAGCAGGTGATCCTGGAGCCGCAGCCTGCATGGGTGGCCGTGGATGAAGACTTTACAGTGAAGTGCCATGTGCCCACTGTGGTGCCCCTGGAGAACCTCACCCTCACCCTTCTCCAGGGTGACCAGGAACTACATAGAAAGAACTTTCCAAGCTTGGCTGTGGCCTCCCAGAGAGCTGAGGTCACCATCAGTGACAGAGCCCGAAGGGAGGATGACAGGTGCAATTTCTCCTGCCGTGCAGTCCTGGGCCTGAGTACACATGGCGGAGGGCTCTTTTGCGGCAGCTCAGCTGTCAGGGTGCTCTGGACCTTTG AATTCTTTCAGAGCCCCCAAATCTGGGTCTCTCTGCTTCTGGAGACTGTGAGCTGCGAGGTGGCCAGGGTGTTCTCAGCCAAAGAGGTGGTGTTCCGCATGTTCCTGGGAGACCAGGAGCTGAgccccttcctttcctgggagggGGACACAGCTTGGGCCAATGCCTCCGTCCAGGCCGTGGAGCCTGGGGAGCAGGAGCTGACTTACCTTGTATCCCTGGGTCcgatggaacagaaaagaggagAGCCCGTGCACATCTACA GCTTCCCTCCACCAGTCCTGGAGATAGAAGAATTATACCCGTTGGCAGGGACAGACATTAATGTGACCTGCTCAGGGCATGTATTAACATCACCCAGCCCTACTCTTTGGCTTCAGGGAGCTCCAGACCTCCCTGCCCTTGGGGAGCCTGCCTGGCTTTTCCTTACCACCAAGGAGGAAGATGATGGCCGAAATTTCTCCTGTGAGGCCTCTTTGGAGGTATAGGGTCAGCGACTGATGAGAAACACTGCAGTCCAGCTCCATGTCTTATATGAGTAGAGGCCTGCTCTTTGCT ACAAGCCCAGGTTAGAGGAATCTGGTTGCCCTGGCAACCAGACGTGGCTGGAGGGGACGGGGCAGATGCTTGCCTGCGTCGCAAAGGGAAACCCAACTCCAACCGTGGTGTGTACGTGGAATGGAGAGATCTTCGGCCTTGAAGTGCCACAGAAGGCAACCCAGAACCACACTGGAGCCTACTGCTGCACAGCTGCCGACCAGCTGGGCTCCGTCAGCAAAaactttgctgtggttgttcAAG GTCTGGATGAAGGAATCAGCTCCACCATCTTCATTATTATTGTCGCCCTTGGAGTGGCTGTACTCACCCTAGCCCTGTGTTTGAACTATCAGCCCTGCAAAACAGAAAGGCAGAAATTGCCCTCTAAgcagaaagagaagaataaaggggAGGAAAGCCAGTTTGCAGTTCAGCAAGCAGAAGAGTGCAACGCACATAATTGCTAA